The Castanea sativa cultivar Marrone di Chiusa Pesio chromosome 11, ASM4071231v1 genome contains a region encoding:
- the LOC142618093 gene encoding uncharacterized protein LOC142618093 — MGGCKDKHGHDSGDRGMFSHLAGHAGGYYPPQGHSSHGYPPQGYPPQGYPPQAYPPAGYPPPGGYPPPAYPPPGGYPPPYSYPTPSAPPYHSGHGPGMGTLLAGGAAAAAAVYGAHQLSHGAHHLGHGGHHGFCHGKFKHGKFG; from the exons atgggAGGTTGTAAAGATAAGCATGGTCATGACTCTGGTGATAGAGGGATGTTTTCACATCTTGCAGGACATGCTGGAGGATATTACCCTCCACAAGGCCACTCTTCACATGGATATCCTCCACAAGGgtatcctccacaaggatatcCTCCACAGGCCTACCCACCAGCTGGATATCCTCCCCCAGGTGGTTACCCTCCACCAGCCTATCCTCCCCCAGGTGGTTACCCTCCACCATATAGCTATCCTACTCCATCAGCTCCTCCATATCATTCAG GGCATGGACCTGGCATGGGAACATTGCTAGCAGGGGGTGCTGCAGCTGCAGCTGCTGTTTATGGTGCTCACCAGCTCTCACACGGTGCTCATCATCTCGGACATGGGGGTCACCATGGCTTTTGTCACGGAAAGTTTAAACATGGGAAGTTTGGCTAG